In Capsicum annuum cultivar UCD-10X-F1 chromosome 7, UCD10Xv1.1, whole genome shotgun sequence, one genomic interval encodes:
- the LOC124899988 gene encoding uncharacterized protein LOC124899988, translating into MKMATLWIWQGRMKKKMTTVWIRQGRMKKRVYLPKVLPKPLAVQWIKRIYLATVSPVQAGNEDSSTMDRQGIKKNRQPVQVAPPMADRHQSANANQNGERLSDRLSSYRPPSVVDDHRQGTRSHRNRNPPPPARRCCKGCKCQDASCKCSKFSLPTARVCIVFAPCIFSIFLNICIVYFSNYWSIVNFSNY; encoded by the exons ATGAAGATGGCAACACTATGGATCTGGCAGGGgcggatgaagaagaagatgacaacAGTATGGATCAGACAGGGGCGGATGAAGAAGAGAGTGTACCTTCCAAAAGTCTTACCAAAACCGTTAGCAGTACAATGGATCAAGAGAATTTACCTGGCAACAGTCAGCCCCGTTCAGGCAGGGAATGAAGATAGCAGTACAATGGACAGGCAGGGAATCAAGAAAAACAGACAGCCCGTTCAG GTGGCTCCGCCCATGGCTGATCGTCATCAGTCTGCCAATGCCAATCAAAATGGAGAGCGACTCTCTGATCGTCTATCTTCTTATCGTCCACCTTCTGTTGTTGATGATCATCGGCAGGGCACTCGTAGCCACCGTAATCGAAATCCCCCACCTCCTGCAAGGCGCTGTTGCAAAGGTTGTAAGTGCCAGGATGCAAGCTGCAAGTGTTCGAAATTCTCTCTTCCGACTGCTCGAGTATGTATAGTTTTTGCCCcttgtattttttctatttttttgaacATATGTATTGTTTATTTTTCTAACTATTGGTCTATTGTTAATTTTTCTAACTATTGA